From the genome of Colletotrichum destructivum chromosome 10, complete sequence, one region includes:
- a CDS encoding Putative P-loop containing nucleoside triphosphate hydrolase, alpha/Beta hydrolase yields the protein MFIQSKILDAFILVYVLWFWFRKAAALPSQVVHSSEDGLLGLNIVANPPNPSIDIVAVHGMDGHWRRSWTAENGVFWLQDLLPDLVPDARIYSFSYDSRTRGSETPLTLDIADHGKELLTDLTIARHLTKTEKIPIIFLGHSLGGLVIKSALLHSDMARVGHLESQMSIKLSTHAVLFLGTPHQGGQGVSIAEIVTKLMATFTYTNKRLIEQIKPNSEWLQDFQSRYNAISQEFKTVFFYETKPMSVPVLGRLLIVPRSSAVVFGATNAEEVALAADHSTMAKFTSLQDRNFRKVGDRIVLLFRSAGLATMGNWARWEVEKTYQLDSHTVKSTGKTSREFNVGVTIAGGWNDHFTGRQKTLLHLDDILRPVSNRSALKIVVIYGPGGVGKTQVALEYANRHQDDFASIFWIDGNRKDTVDTSIRKFLEDITNHYRSHDLVESPRYKLLSDTIESLNKRRNPAKDSPSTSPPPELVAKDAFFKWLSFEENRSWLLIIDNLDDLESVKLRDLLPTTTWGTILVTSRRADLAVNWESIQLLEMEHDEAFSLLEECSGLTLVHGTAEWRSATTLIERLGYLPLAISQAGAHIAIHHYDTPFETYLALYLKHPRELLNERTAQSSWDARQDTVLTTWEISYSAIQMTMPEAAEILVLSGFLSPESIDPNFFLVGSSYSEIQIRQAFGILLRFSMLRKSAGRKSFSMHPLIHLWVRTRMSSEEHTAKLRAALVIVYQCPKYMRWKKSHIAHLAALIRQTNSHSCHGLPEDRVALRLNNQKATLVYPIQLDVWQRPGGWILWLNGIVTEFISWAYEKAFPGVSSLEDWKIVYLLCGENDDTECYKWVLCIAMNNYPAKHPLVLEIIGNYAWSLIPDSYRLSEAWYAWLVKARTQVVGPKHPATAGAWLGLGSATEDCDEAVGYMLYGHKLRSEKLGEDDVLTRNARQRITEVVEYCFRDSHRSNHASNLLQAFTPIHETMPETRLQSVYIGLKLIFARRPTYLLHKVAQEILQNGQTPAALASFLGMLIGWDRIHSWPLLLREMTVFIDGDFNTSAQDDIARELQQVRQRSLMGPVDDGLRATERVCLAGVIATYLTLWAVTQNQPREFAERWLYALFSHPDPVEGSSGVEWHEACDWSDNKTDIPDLDNLDSWPFPDFEHDRAFWYISSSAMEQLYGLHTQDWVEEKAWWGPEPVTRGYNVDVVAELFLRPGMKREASLNVEFAHFLMLSGRHPAEHQSRMVEALDYWDREGQRCPGMVLREALGESVYGDVARAGPDTTCFAGVQVWYMCPAVV from the exons ATGTTCATACAGAGCAAGATCTTGGATGCT TTTATTTTGGTCTATGTTCTCTGGTTCTGGTTCAGAAAGGCTGCTGCGCTCCCGTCGCAAGTCGTTCATTCTTCGGAAGATGGGTTGCTAGGGCTGAATATTGTCGCCAATCCTCCGAATCCATCGATAGA CATAGTCGCCGTCCACGGAATGGACGGCCACTGGCGAAGATCGTGGACCGCTGAGAACGGCGTTTTCTGGCTCCAGGATCTCCTGCCCGACTTGGTCCCAGATGCCCGGATCTACTCATTCAGCTATGACTCCCGAACTCGAGGAAGCGAGACGCCACTGACACTAGACATCGCCGACCATGGGAAGGAACTTTTGACGGACCTCACAATTGCGCGACATCTCACGAAG ACAGAAAAAATTCCCATCATCTTTCTCGGGCACAGCTTAGGAGGGCTCGTCATCAAGAGT GCCCTATTGCACTCCGATATGGCCCGCGTAGGCCATCTGGAGAGCCAAATGTCTATCAAACTGTCGACTCACGCGGTCCTCTTCTTGGGTACACCCCATCAAGGCGGCCAGGGCGTATCGATTGCCGAGATTGTAACCAAGTTGATGGCTACTTTCACGTACACTAACAAAAGGCTGATTGAGCAAATCAAACCGAACTCGGAATGGCTCCAGGATTTTCAATCAAGATATAATGCCATAAGTCAGGAATTCAAGACCGTCTTCTTCTACGAAACCAAGCCGATGTCGGTACCGGTACTGGGGCGTCTACTC ATAGTGCCCCGATCCTCTGCCGTTGTGTTCGGGGCTACCAATGCTGAGGAGGTAGCACTTGCTGCTGATCATTCCACAATGGCCAAATTCACCAGCCTCCAGGATCGAAACTTCAGAAAAGTTGGAGACAGAATCGTTTTGCTCTTCAGATCTGCTGGATTGGCTACAATGGGAAATTGGGCCAGATGGGAAGTAGAAAAGA CATACCAACTGGACTCGCATACGGTAAAATCCACGGGCAAAACCTCGAGAGAATTCAATGTCGGCGTTACCATTGCTGGTGGCTGGAACGATCATTTCACAGGACGTCAGAAAACCTTACTGCATCTGGATGACATCCTTAGACCAGTATCGAATCGCAGTGCTCTCAAAATAGTTGTCATTTACGGACCTGGAGGTGTGGGAAAAACACAAGTGGCGCTAGAGTACGCTAATAGACACCAAGACGACTTTGCCTCGATCTTCTGGATTGATGGAAATCGCAAAGACACGGTCGATACCAGCATCAGAAAATTTCTCGAGGACATCACGAACCACTACCGTAGCCACGATCTGGTTGAAAGCCCTCGCTACAAGCTTCTCAGCGACACCATTGAGAGTTTGAACAAGAGAAGAAATCCCGCAAAGGACTCTCCCTCAACATCTCCTCCCCCCGAGTTGGTGGCGAAGGACGCATTTTTTAAATGGCTATCCTTCGAAGAGAACCGGTCGTGGCTTCTAATTATTGACAACTTGGATGACCTGGAAAGTGTCAAGTTGCGTGATCTACTGCCGACAACCACCTGGGGCACCATTCTCGTTACCAGTAGAAGAGCGGATCTTGCCGTCAACTGGGAGTCGATTCAACTACTTGAGATGGAGCACGATGAAGCATTTTCTCTTTTGGAAGAATGTAGCGGGTTGACTTTGGTCCATGGAACAGCAG AGTGGCGAAGCGCTACCACGTTGATCGAGCGACTCGGATATCTACCACTTGCGATTTCACAAGCCGGGGCACATATAGCTATCCACCACTACGATACGCCTTTCGAAACATATTTAGCCCTTTACCTCAAACACCCTCGAGAGCTTCTTAACGAAAGGACTGCACAGTCAAGTTGGGATGCGAGACAAGACACGGTACTGACCACGTGGGAGATTTCCTATAGTGCGATACAGATGACAATGcccgaagccgccgagatTCTGGTTCTCAGTGGTTTTCTCTCGCCAGAGAGTATAGACCCCAACTTTTTCCTGGTGGGAAGCTCTTACTCTG AGATCCAGATCCGCCAGGCGTTTGGGATTCTCTTGAGATTCTCCATGCTACGAAAATCGGCTGGACGAAAGAGCTTCTCCATGCACCCGTTGATTCATTTGTGGGTCAGAACTCGAATGAGCTCCGAGGAACACACTGCAAAACTACGAGCCGCCCTCGTCATTGTCTATCAATGCCCCAAGTACATGAGATGGAAGAAGTCTCACATAGCACATCTAGCGGCATTGATTCGTCAGACAAATTCACATTCTTGCCATGGTCTGCCAGAAGATCGTGTAGCGCTGAGGCTCAACAATCAAAAGGCCACTCTGGTTTATCCGATCCAGCTCGACGTCTGGCAGAGACCGGGCGGCTGGATCCTTTGGCTAAACGGCATTGTAACAGAATTCATATCTTGGGCCTATGAGAAGGCATTTCCCGGTGTCTCGTCGTTAGAGGACTGGAAAATTGTCTACTTATTGTGCGGAGAAAACGATGACACCGAGTGCTACAAATGGGTTCTTTGTATCGCCATGAACAACTATCCGGCCAAGCATCCGCTTGTACTGGAAATCATTGGGAATTATGCATGGTCTCTTATCCCAGATTCATACCGTCTATCTGAAGCTTGGTATGCATGGCTGGTAAAGGCGCGTACCCAAGTAGTCGGACCAAAGCATCCCGCTACAGCCGGTGCGTGGTTGGGCCTTGGTTCGGCAACGGAAGACTGTGACGAGGCAGTGGGATATATGCTATATGGCCATAAACTCAGGTCTGAGAAActgggcgaggacgatgttCTGACCCGGAACGCGCGGCAACGTATCACAGAAGTGGTTGAATACTGCTTCCGTGACAGTCACCGTTCGAACCACGCCAGCAATCTCCTGCAGGCTTTCACACCAATACACGAAACAATGCCTGAAACAAGGTTACAATCCGTTTACATCGGATTGAAATTAATTTTCGCTAGACGACCAACGTACCTACTGCATAAGGTCGCCCAAGAGATCCTGCAGAACGGCCAGACTCCCGCAGCTTTAGCATCCTTTCTTGGTATGCTGATTGGATGGGATCGCATTCACTCttggccgttgttgttgagaGAGATGACCGTTTTCATTGATGGGGACTTCAATACATCAGCTCAGGACGACATCGCACGGGAGCTACAACAAGTTCGGCAAAGATCATTGATGGGACCGGTCGACGATGGACTTAGGGCAACCGAACGAGTGTGCCTGGCCGGGGTGATTGCAACATATCTTACACTTTGGGCCGTCACACAGAATCAGCCGAGAGAATTCGCCGAGAGATGGCTGTATGCCTTGTTTTCACATCCGGATCCGGTGGAGGGGTCTTCTGGAGTGGAGTGGCACGAGGCCTGCGACTGGTCTGACAACAAAACCGACATACCGGACCTGGATAACCTCGACAGCTGGCCTTTTCCCGATTTTGAGCACGACCGCGCATTCTGGTACATCTCGTCCAGTGCCATGGAGCAACTCTATGGCTTGCACACGCAAGACTGGGTTGAGGAGAAGGCATGGTGGGGCCCAGAACCAGTTACACGGGGATACAATGTGGACGTCGTCGCTGAACTCTTCCTCCGGCCCGGTATGAAGAGGGAAGCCAGCCTGAACGTCGAATTCGCCCACTTTCTCATGCTGTCTGGGAGACACCCTGCCGAGCACCAATCCCGGATGGTGGAGGCCTTGGACTACTGGGACCGCGAAGGACAACGCTGCCCCGGAATGGTCTTGCGGGAGGCGCTCGGCGAATCGGTGTACGGGGACGTCGCGCGAGCAGGGCCGGACACAACATGTTTTGCGGGCGTTCAGGTATGGTATATGTGCCCTGCCGTGGTTTGA
- a CDS encoding Putative glucose-methanol-choline oxidoreductase, cellobiose dehydrogenase, cytochrome translates to MRSSFSAAAAALLGLAGSAAAQLRATAYTDPQTGIDFQRYKPNAYPYSFGIAVPETVGTDFIGQMVVPISDKGNWGAVSLRGGMLNGLLFVAWADGETIRTSFRLGSAYANPDVYTDTEVSAVPIANGTFVNATHFSYTFLCENCINDKTSLAGESPILGWAFSDTSPSPASDPAAALNYHSAGFGQFGLDIAGAKSAKFETWSKYAEAVEAAPAPVPGNGTTTPVPGSNSTIPTPVVSNTTYDVIVVGGGPAGIIAAERIAEKGASVLLIERGPANTVPLGSKMALPWNDTLTPYDIPALGSSMTSLSGTSFCSDTASTAGCLLGGSSSINGLNFIHPPEHDWQRWPAGWGWTDVSDAAARLYERNPGTTEPSDDGKYYDDLTYRTLSGLLAGKGWSEVDSIESPNKKDAVFSRPSWSIKDNLRAGPARTYMPFAQQLPNFTLKLETKVVQVVRSGSKVTGVLVQAADGSRQVIKINQGGKVVLAAGAMSSPRLLWNSGIGRSDALEIVKSGAASTGVTLPDEADWIDLPVGHHLQDHAQVMLQFNSKANFTAYGFNAIASSPVPADLDLYKQGSGPITQAAQRMHLWTSAKGADGRTRYLQGTASAMASGVVTVRTFLTHGTSTLGELGITAAGNTVLNTKPWLIDAEDRKAMADFVQFWLDLTAGANSTLSYVTPGATPDDIIGTKMISGDHWVGSARMGVDDGRSGNGTAVVDLDTRVYGTDNLFVVDASIHPDLPTGNTQSIIMITAEHAAEKIAAFKVSGSGNSTAPEASDCEGAAAKRRSARRSMRFRRRAHLH, encoded by the coding sequence ATGCGCTCGTCATTCTCAGCCGCTGCGGCAGCCCTTCTCGGGCTCGCCGGgtcggccgccgcgcagcTCCGGGCCACGGCTTACACGGACCCGCAGACCGGCATCGACTTCCAACGGTACAAGCCCAACGCCTACCCCTACAGCTTCGGTATCGCCGTGCCCGAGACCGTCGGCACCGACTTCATCGGCCAGATGGTCGTGCCCATCTCGGACAAGGGCAACTGGGGTGCCGTCTCCCTCCGGGGAGGCATGCTGAACGGCCTGCTCTTCGTCGCCTgggccgacggcgagaccATCCGCACCAGCTTCCGCCTCGGCAGCGcctacgccaacccggacgTCTACACCGACACCGAGGTCAGCGCCGTgcccatcgccaacggcaccttTGTCAACGCCACCCACTTCTCCTACACCTTCCTCTGCGAGAACTGCATCAACGACAAGACGAGCCTGGCGGGCGAGTCCCCGATCCTGGGCTGGGCCTTCTCCGACACGAgcccctcgcccgcctcggacccggccgccgccctcaacTACCACTCAGCCGGCTTCGGCCAGTTCggcctcgacatcgccggcgccaagTCGGCCAAGTTCGAGACCTGGTCCAAgtacgccgaggccgtcgaggctgccCCGGCTCCCGTCCCCGGCAACGGCACCACCACTCCGGTCCCGGGTAGCAACAGCACCATCCCGACCCCCGTCGTCTCCAACACGACGTACGATGTCattgtcgtcggcggtggccccgccggcatcatcgccgccgagcgcatcgccgagaagggcgccagcgtcctcctcatcgagCGCGGCCCCGCCAACACGGTGCCCCTCGGCTCCAAGATGGCTCTCCCCTGGAACGACACCCTCACCCCCTACGACATCCCCGCCCTCGGCAGCTCCATGACCAGCCTGTCCGGCACCTCGTTCTGCAGCGACACGGCCTCGACCGCCGGCTGCCTGCTCGGAGGCTCCAGCTCCATCAACGGCCTCAACTTCATCCACCCGCCCGAGCACGACTGGCAGCGCTGGCCCGCGGGCTGGGGCTGGACCGACGtctccgacgccgccgcgcgccTGTACGAGCGCAACCCGGGCACCACGGAGCCTTCGGACGACGGCAAGTACTACGACGATCTCACCTACCGGACGCTGTCCGGCCTCCTGGCCGGTAAGGGCTGGTCCGAGGTCGACTCGATCGAGTCCCCCAACAAGAAggacgccgtcttctcgcgGCCCTCGTGGTCCATCAAGGACAACCTCCGCGCCGGCCCCGCCCGCACCTACATGCCCTTCGCCCAGCAGCTGCCCAACTTCACCCTCAAGCTTGAGACCAAGgtcgtccaggtcgtccGCTCCGGCAGCAAGGTCaccggcgtcctcgtccaggccgccgacggcagcaggCAGGTCATCAAGATCAAccagggcggcaaggtcgtgctcgccgccggcgccatgtcgtcgccgcgccTCCTCTGGAACTCGGGTATCGGCCGCtccgacgccctcgagatcgtcaagtccggcgccgcctccaccggCGTCACGCTcccggacgaggccgactgGATCGACCTTCCCGTCGGCCACCACCTCCAGGACCACGCCCAGGTGATGCTGCAGTTCAACTCCAAGGCCAACTTCACCGCCTACGGCTtcaacgccatcgcctcgAGCCCCGTCCCCGCTGACCTCGACCTGTACAAGCAGGGCTCCGGCCCCATCACCCAGGCCGCCCAGCGCATGCACCTCTGGACCAgcgccaagggcgccgacggccgcacGCGCTACCTCCAGGGCACGGCGAGCGCCATGGCCAgcggcgtcgtcaccgtccGCACGTTCCTGACCCACGGCACCTCGaccctcggcgagctcggcatcaccgccgccggcaacacCGTCCTCAACACCAAGCCCTggctcatcgacgccgaggaccgcaaggccatggccgacTTTGTCCAGTTCTGGCTCGACctcaccgccggcgccaactCCACCCTCAGCTACGTCACCCCCGGCGCCACCCCggacgacatcatcggcaCCAAGATGATCAGCGGCGACCACTGGGTCGGCAGCGCCCGCatgggcgtcgacgacggccgctccggcaacggcaccgccgtcgtcgacctcgacacccGCGTCTACGGCACCGACAACCTCTTCGTTGTCGACGCCTCCATCCACCCGGACCTGCCCACCGGCAACACCCAGTCCATCATCATGATCACCGCCGAGCatgccgccgagaagatTGCCGCCTTCAAGGTCTCCGGCTCCGGCAACTCGACCGCCCCGGAGGCCAGCGACtgcgagggcgccgccgccaagaggCGCTCCGCCCGCCGTTCCATGCGCTTCAGGCGCAGAGCCCACCTGCACTAG
- a CDS encoding Putative glucose-methanol-choline oxidoreductase, FAD/NAD(P)-binding domain superfamily gives MQMLVKSSLTLASAALALAAPFSSQPYGDGDAYDYIVVGGGTAGVAVAARLSEGLPASSILLIEAGPAAWDEPKINVPGMKGSTLGTKYDWNFTTVAQPHVNGRVFTVNRGRVLGGSSALNLMSYDRAAVAEYDSWEALGNPGWNWETMIAAMKKSETFTGINTDTYGSEGVGDSGPVQAVINRIIPEHQDTWIPTMNALGVKTNLESLGGNPLGVMYQPSSIDPAHYNRSYSANAYVPLAGSNLFILPDTTVAKINLGRATTNSTQQRATGVTLKDGTVIQARKEVILSAGSIQSPGLLELSGIGQASVLNASGIEQLIDLPGVGENLQDHLRIQSSYQLKPEYLSFDILRSNATFAAEQLALWNAGQVSLYDYTGSGYTFSTWAQALGNDSRMVALAKEAAGEDPSIVDQKKLEFMSDPSIPQLEVIFSDGYTGVKGYPAATSPLFSKGFFTLIAAIMHPMSRGSIHINPADAAGKPIINPNYLGHEHDLEAAVQAIKYCRRIAQTEPMRSTWESEYEPGLDAVQTDEQWRQFALNTTLSIFHPVGTCSMLPKKDGGVVDADLKVYGTANLRVVDASVIPLLISAHVQTAVYGIAEIAAERIIAAATAA, from the exons ATGCAGATGCTTGTCAAGTCGAGTCTCACCCTCGCCTCCGCGGCGCTCGCGTTGGCTGCGCCCTTCTCGTCGCAACCCTACGGGGATGGGGACGCCTACGACTAT atcgtcgtcggcggtggtACTGCTGGAGTAGCCGTAGCCGCCCGCCTCAGCGAGGGACTCCCTGCCTCCagcatcctcctcatcgaggccgggccCGCCGCCTGGGACGAGCCGAAAATCAACGTCCCGGGCATGAAGGGATCGACGCTGGGGACCAAGTACGACTGGAACTTCACCACCGTGGCCCAGCCCCACGTCAACGGCCGAGTCTTCACCGTCAACCGCGGCAgggtcctcggcggcagctccgCCCTCAACCTCATGTCCTACGACagggccgccgtcgccgagtaCGACAGCTGGGAGGCTCTGGGTAACCCGGGATGGAACTGGGAGACGATGATCGCGGCCATGAAGAAGTCCGAGACCTTCACCGGCATCAACACAGACACATACGGCTCtgagggcgtcggcgacagcggccccgtccaggccgtcatcAACCGCATCATCCCCGAGCACCAGGACACGTGGATCCCGACGATGAACGCCCTAGGCGTCAAGACCAACCTGGAGTCCCTCGGCGGGAACCCGCTCGGTGTCATGTACCAGCCCAGCAGCATCGATCCCGCGCACTACAACAGATCTTACAGCGCCAACGCCTACGTCCCCCTTGCCGGCTCCAACTTGTTCATTCTTCCCGATACCACAGTGGCCAAGATCAACCTCGGGAGGGCGACAACCAACTCGACCCAGCAGCGGGCTACCGGCGTGACCCTGAAGGACGGTACCGTGATCCAGGCCCGGAAGGAAGTCATCCTCTCTGCCGGCTCCATCCAGAGCCCGGGTCTTCTGGAGTTGTCCGGCATCGGCCAGGCATCGGTCCTCAACGCGTCTGGCATCGAGCAGCTCATCGACCtccccggcgtcggcgagaacCTGCAGGACCACCTCCGGATCCAGAGCTCGTACCAGCTGAAGCCCGAATACCTCTCGTTCGACATCCTCCGCAGCAACGccaccttcgccgccgagcagctcgCACTCTGGAACGCTGGCCAAGTCTCGCTGTACGACTACACCGGGTCCG GTTACACCTTCAGCACATGGGCACAGGCGCTCGGCAACGACTCCCGCATGGTTGccctcgccaaggaggccgccggcgaggatcCCAGCATCGTCGACCAGAAGAAGTTGGAGTTCATGTCCGACCCGTCCATCCCTCAACTCGAG GTCATCTTCTCAGACGGCTACACGGGCGTCAAGGGCTACCCCGCGGCCACCTCGCCCCTCTTCAGCAAGGGCTTCTTcaccctcatcgccgccatcatgcaCCCCATGAGCCGCGGCTCGATCCACATCAACCcggccgacgcggccggcaagcccatcatcaacccCAACTACCTCGGCCACGAgcacgacctcgaggccgccgtccaggCCATCAAGTACTGCCGCCGGATCGCTCAGACGGAGCCCATGCGGTCCACGTGGGAGAGCGAGTACGAGCCTGGCCTGGACGCCGTGCAGACGGACGAGCAGTGGCGTCAGTTCGCGCTCAACACGACGTTGAGCATCTTCCATCCCGTTGGAACCTGCTCCATGCTGCCGAAAAAGGACGGGGGCGTGGTGGATGCGGACTTGAAGGTCTACGGCACGGCCAACCTGCGCGTGGTCGACGCGAGCGTGATCCCGCTGCTCATCTCCGCCCACGTCCAAACTGCCGTGTACGGCATTGCTGAGATTGCTGCCGAGCGCATCATTGCGGCTGCTACTGCTGCGTGA
- a CDS encoding Putative zn(2)Cys(6) fungal-type DNA-binding domain, fungal transcription factor, which translates to MTSTSTRLALAMRASSQTTIGGGGSGRRQCWECQRRRLVCDSARPVCSKCKISGVVCPGYEDKKPLTWLAPNKVKTRTWKRKGGATAAGGDAVSKSQAGSQEKDDVLRLAASAKQLVHIFPGQELRSETCDIIEATLYWNEQVYPSFTSNQLAQSPWIIPVIYVHYMKPCIQHALVAMAIEHRMMRMSQRTNDPFVAEVRARACQHRSTAVQALNRDIALEQMCSSDFTLSSVIVFLYGDQLMGSATASNWRFHIKGFTALIALRGGWESVCQKTPHLKVLVLFCKIVENFANTTSPADDQMSPVSNFELRDLCEDVFGTGYYPFLPCPAELFIDIIRVNRLRFLATRQPDDDDDDDQDTAASIRSEAEELLTKITDFSPEAWSETKEDSKEGYLTMARVYQSAVVLFAISSLRSAGAVAPCSAGWTAVARIHRGRLFSLLETTAASPPLRSCTAWPIIVAGFEAKSVSPTARAFILNRLDEESRDLGVYLPLAARKVLERFYSSSGTRWDDCFDSPHALFT; encoded by the exons ATGACTTCCACATCGACACGGCTGGCCCTCGCTATGAGGGCCTCGTCACAAACGACaatcggcggcggcggcagtggtAGACGGCAGTGCTGGGAGTgccagcgccggcggctggTCTGCGATTCAGCGCGTCCCGTCTGCTCCAAATGCAAGATCAGCGGCGTGGTGTGTCCCGGGTACGAGGACAAGAAACCGCTGACCTGGCTGGCCCCCAACAAGGTCAAGACACGGACGTGGAAGCGCAAGGGTGGTGCTACAGCTGCTGGAGGCGACGCCGTCTCGAAGAGCCAAGCCGGCAGCCAAGAGAAAGACGACGTTCTAAGACTCGCAGCCAGTGCAAAGCAGCTGGTCCACATCTTTCCCGGACAAGAGTTGCGATCGGAGACGTGCGATATCATTGAGGCCACTCTCTACT GGAACGAACAAGTCTACCCGTCCTTCACCTCGAACCAGCTGGCCCAGAGCCCCTGGATCATACCCGTGATCTACGTCCACTACATGAAGCCCTGCATCCAGCACGCCCTGgtcgccatggccatcgagCACCGCATGATGCGCATGTCGCAGCGGACGAACGACCCGTTCGTGGCCGAGGTGCGAGCCAGGGCGTGCCAGCACCGCTCCACGGCGGTCCAGGCCTTGAACAGAGACATCGCGCTCGAGCAGATGTGCTCCTCGGACTTTACATTGTCCAGCGTCATCGTCTTTCTCTACGGTGAT CAGCTCATGGGatccgcgacggcgtccaaCTGGCGCTTCCACATCAAGGGATTCACAGCCTTGATCGCTCTGCGCGGCGGCTGGGAGAGCGTGTGTCAAAAGACACCTCATTTGAAAGTCCTGGTCCTCTTCTGTAAAAT CGTCGAAAACTTTGCCAACACAACCAGCCCAGCAGACGACCAGATGTCACCCGTCTCCAACTTCGAGCTGCGGGATCTTTGCGAAGACGTGTTCGGAACGGGCTACTACCCGTTTCTGCCGTGTCCCGCGGAGCTGTTCATCGACATCATCCGAGTCAACCGCCTCCGCTTCCTCGCAACGCGCCAAcccgatgatgatgatgatgatgaccaGGACACCGCCGCGTCGATCCGGTCCGAGGCGGAAGAGCTGCTCACCAAGATCACCGACTTCTCGCCCGAGGCCTGGTCCGAGACCAAAGAGGACTCGAAGGAGGGCTACCTCACGATGGCGCGGGTCTACCAGTCCGCCGTTGTGCTCTTCGCTATCTCGTCCCTGCggagcgccggcgccgtggcccCCTGCTCGGCCGGATGGACGGCCGTCGCGAGGATACACCGCGGCCGGCTGTTCTCGCTGCTcgagacgacggccgcctcgccgccgctgaggaGCTGCACGGCGTGGCCCATCATCGTGGCCGGCTTCGAGGCCAAGAGCGTCAGTCCGACGGCCCGGGCGTTCATCCTCAAtcggctggacgaggagagccGGGACCTGGGCGTGTATTTGCCGCTGGCGGCAAGGAAAGTGCTCGAGCGGTTCTATTCTTCTTCCGGGACTCGTTGGGATGACTGTTTTGATAGCCCTCATGCACTGTTCACTTGA